A window of Sulfobacillus thermosulfidooxidans contains these coding sequences:
- the argC gene encoding N-acetyl-gamma-glutamyl-phosphate reductase, producing MYNHSRGDTMRAVVVGATGYAGQEVVKILARHPEFEIVALTSSRQQHEPVSLFFPYLFRGPSEFIDPKELSDMEFDWVFSCQGPKQATPHFFEWIERGARIVDLSADFRFQDINVYERAYGSHPAPELLALSKGGYADDPYMHYDDGMRILGNPGCYPTAFNAAIAPLIAAGQSLPLVIVDGKSGVSGAGRTPREHLMMAEMVENVTPYNDPGKHRHTFEMEAVTGQRVVFQPHLMPMARGMELTIYIPNSSLSANRVVELWQDYYDGNRFITVLSPGQKPETRRVRDTNRVELGVSADERSKTLVLYSALDNLQKGAAGQAVQHVNRWMNWPMELGLE from the coding sequence ATGTATAATCATTCTCGAGGTGACACCATGCGCGCTGTGGTCGTAGGAGCGACGGGATATGCTGGTCAAGAGGTCGTTAAAATCCTTGCCCGACATCCCGAATTTGAGATTGTGGCACTCACATCAAGCCGGCAACAACACGAGCCTGTCTCTCTATTTTTTCCGTATTTATTCCGGGGACCGTCGGAGTTTATCGATCCCAAAGAATTAAGCGATATGGAATTTGACTGGGTTTTTAGTTGTCAGGGGCCGAAGCAAGCGACACCCCATTTTTTTGAGTGGATTGAACGGGGGGCGCGGATTGTCGACTTATCGGCCGATTTTCGTTTTCAAGATATAAACGTTTATGAACGAGCTTATGGTTCGCATCCGGCACCGGAATTATTAGCCCTATCTAAAGGCGGCTATGCTGACGATCCTTACATGCATTATGACGATGGTATGCGGATTTTAGGCAATCCTGGGTGTTATCCCACGGCATTTAATGCGGCGATTGCCCCTTTAATCGCTGCGGGTCAGTCACTGCCTTTAGTGATTGTCGATGGCAAATCTGGGGTGAGCGGCGCGGGACGAACACCCCGGGAGCATTTGATGATGGCTGAAATGGTAGAAAATGTTACCCCGTATAATGATCCGGGAAAACATCGACATACCTTTGAAATGGAAGCCGTGACCGGGCAGAGGGTCGTCTTTCAGCCACATTTGATGCCTATGGCTCGGGGAATGGAGTTAACAATCTACATTCCCAACAGTTCCTTGTCAGCAAACCGGGTGGTGGAATTATGGCAGGATTATTATGACGGCAATAGGTTTATCACTGTCCTCTCGCCGGGTCAGAAGCCCGAAACCCGTCGTGTACGGGATACAAACCGGGTCGAGCTGGGTGTCTCAGCCGACGAACGCTCCAAGACCTTGGTTTTATATTCCGCATTGGACAATTTACAAAAAGGGGCAGCCGGTCAGGCGGTTCAACATGTCAATCGGTGGATGAATTGGCCCATGGAATTAGGTTTGGAGTGA
- the argJ gene encoding bifunctional glutamate N-acetyltransferase/amino-acid acetyltransferase ArgJ, whose product MIRNIIEPALAHMTWKMGNITTPLGFKAFGTAAGILRGRPDMALIWSVKPAVVSGLFTTNTAKAWPVLLTQKTVYHGLCQAVIINAGNANAATGPQGEKDAALMQERTARGLNIPPSFVAVASTGVIGVPLPMDKIDQGIDQLLEQWEQHRDCDGKTASEAILTTDQVPKVLAADVTLPEGTVRLGLMAKGSGMIYPNMATMLAFVTTDAVIDKELQDHLLRQAVDRSFHRISVDGDPSTNDMVLMMANGFSRVVIESPESVNLFQSALTHLLRQAARMIADDGEGATHLITCHVKGAQSEEDAAQKARAVVRSNLVKAAIYGQDPNWGRILAAIGTTPGAFEPDQVAIRIGPLTLFDRGLPTHFDEDEAKEIMGQHEVVIEVDLHNGSHDAQAWGCDLTERYVEINAHYRT is encoded by the coding sequence ATGATAAGAAATATTATAGAACCCGCCTTGGCACACATGACTTGGAAAATGGGGAATATTACCACGCCATTAGGGTTTAAGGCTTTTGGGACGGCTGCTGGCATTCTTAGGGGTCGTCCGGATATGGCCCTGATCTGGTCGGTCAAACCGGCTGTGGTTTCTGGATTGTTTACGACGAATACGGCTAAGGCATGGCCTGTATTGCTGACTCAAAAAACTGTCTATCACGGATTATGTCAGGCCGTCATTATTAATGCGGGCAATGCCAACGCGGCGACTGGTCCCCAAGGAGAAAAAGACGCGGCCCTTATGCAGGAACGTACGGCCAGAGGTCTCAATATTCCGCCCTCCTTTGTCGCTGTCGCATCGACTGGAGTCATTGGTGTGCCTCTTCCTATGGACAAGATTGATCAGGGTATTGATCAGTTGTTGGAACAATGGGAACAGCACCGGGACTGTGACGGCAAAACCGCCAGTGAAGCGATTTTGACGACAGACCAGGTTCCTAAAGTATTAGCCGCCGATGTCACTCTGCCAGAAGGCACGGTGCGCTTGGGCCTGATGGCCAAGGGCTCCGGGATGATTTATCCTAATATGGCAACCATGTTAGCTTTTGTTACCACAGATGCCGTGATTGACAAAGAGCTTCAAGACCATCTTTTGCGTCAGGCTGTGGACCGAAGTTTTCATCGTATTTCCGTGGATGGCGATCCCTCAACCAATGATATGGTATTAATGATGGCTAATGGGTTTAGCCGCGTGGTTATTGAAAGTCCGGAATCGGTTAACCTTTTTCAATCGGCCTTGACACATTTATTGCGGCAAGCCGCGCGCATGATCGCGGATGATGGAGAGGGAGCTACTCATCTCATTACGTGTCATGTCAAAGGTGCTCAGTCAGAAGAGGATGCAGCCCAAAAGGCACGCGCCGTGGTGCGTTCTAACTTGGTTAAGGCAGCCATTTATGGGCAAGACCCTAATTGGGGAAGAATTTTGGCAGCTATCGGGACAACCCCCGGGGCCTTTGAACCCGATCAGGTCGCCATTCGGATTGGTCCCCTGACCTTATTTGACCGCGGTCTGCCCACCCATTTCGATGAAGATGAAGCCAAAGAGATTATGGGCCAACATGAAGTGGTGATTGAGGTAGACCTACACAACGGATCTCATGATGCCCAGGCCTGGGGTTGTGACTTGACCGAGCGTTACGTTGAAATCAATGCCCATTACCGCACGTAG
- a CDS encoding DUF421 domain-containing protein yields MDELFILLYRTAILWLVALLVFRMMGKRTLAKMGPFDFAVIIMIGEAVAIGMEDSKTPLINAIGITVLLGVLQYLLTWLNVRFRWLEKMTQGTSTRLIHNGHIDQHMLKKERVSNADLFMELRKNDVPLKDVSEARLEPTGDISVKKKTSQASSKSSKGNSGSQN; encoded by the coding sequence GTGGACGAGCTATTTATTTTATTATATCGAACTGCAATCCTTTGGCTTGTAGCTTTATTGGTATTTCGCATGATGGGCAAAAGAACTCTAGCGAAAATGGGTCCCTTTGACTTTGCTGTGATTATTATGATCGGCGAAGCCGTGGCTATTGGCATGGAAGACAGCAAGACGCCATTAATTAACGCAATTGGCATTACAGTGTTATTAGGGGTCTTGCAATATTTATTAACGTGGCTCAATGTGCGTTTTAGGTGGCTCGAAAAAATGACGCAAGGTACCTCTACTAGGTTGATTCACAATGGTCATATCGACCAGCACATGTTGAAAAAAGAACGTGTCTCCAATGCCGATTTGTTTATGGAATTACGTAAAAACGACGTGCCATTGAAAGACGTCTCCGAGGCCCGTCTTGAGCCAACCGGTGATATTTCCGTGAAGAAAAAAACATCGCAAGCCTCGTCAAAATCCTCTAAAGGGAATTCCGGTTCCCAAAATTAG
- a CDS encoding alpha/beta fold hydrolase, which yields MKTYQVKTRDGRFLQVVEAGDPDGLTVIVHHGTPGAGILYAPHIADAVGRHIRLISYSRPGYGGSTRHAGRKVADAAWDVEDILNALKIDRCATWGISGGGPHALACAALLPGRVVAAAALASVAPYGARDLDFLAGMGEDNIEEFSAALQGPDATKADLKQRAQALSHLDLPTLLKSMRSLLSGVDQRTLTGDFGAYLLESFRTVKTHGIDGWLDDDLAFVKPWGFDVSEISIPVQIWQGKEDRFVPFSHGQWLHQHIVSAEPHLSAEDGHLTLLAYRVPLVHEWFRHHF from the coding sequence ATGAAAACTTATCAGGTGAAAACCCGTGATGGACGCTTCCTTCAGGTAGTGGAAGCGGGCGATCCGGACGGTTTAACTGTCATCGTGCATCATGGCACGCCTGGCGCAGGCATCTTGTATGCTCCTCATATAGCGGACGCGGTTGGTCGTCATATCCGCCTTATTAGTTATAGCCGACCTGGTTATGGCGGTTCGACGCGTCATGCGGGACGGAAAGTAGCCGATGCTGCATGGGATGTCGAAGATATTTTAAACGCCTTAAAAATTGATCGCTGCGCAACCTGGGGGATATCTGGAGGAGGCCCCCATGCCCTGGCGTGTGCCGCCTTACTACCCGGCCGCGTGGTGGCCGCGGCGGCATTAGCCAGTGTCGCGCCGTATGGGGCCCGAGATCTTGATTTTCTTGCTGGGATGGGCGAAGACAATATCGAAGAATTTTCTGCAGCTCTTCAGGGTCCCGACGCCACTAAGGCCGATTTAAAGCAGCGGGCGCAAGCACTCAGTCATCTAGATTTGCCGACACTCTTAAAGAGTATGCGCTCATTACTCAGTGGAGTGGATCAAAGGACGTTGACGGGTGATTTCGGCGCGTATTTACTGGAATCTTTTCGCACGGTAAAAACACACGGCATTGACGGATGGCTTGATGATGATTTAGCCTTTGTGAAACCCTGGGGTTTTGATGTATCGGAGATTTCGATTCCTGTTCAGATATGGCAAGGGAAAGAAGACCGTTTTGTTCCCTTCTCGCATGGTCAATGGCTCCACCAGCATATTGTGTCGGCCGAACCCCATTTGAGTGCAGAAGATGGGCATTTGACGTTGCTGGCTTACCGGGTTCCTCTTGTACATGAATGGTTCCGCCATCATTTTTAA
- the fdhF gene encoding formate dehydrogenase subunit alpha has protein sequence MSQPGWEIIVDGQRLAGQKGQTILEVMLQNGMDLPHICYHPNLGPIQTCDTCIVETEGGLLRACATRIAPNMVVNTTSGNAKDARVEAMNRILHNHQLYCTVCDNNNGNCVVHNTTEMIGIAHQKYPFEPKPYKPIDDTNPFYRYDVNQCILCGRCVEACQDLEVNETLSIDWSLDRPRVVWDGGVDIGESSCVSCGHCVSVCPCNALMEKSMLGEAGYLTNIPADTLKPMIEFVEDIEPSLPPVFKLSDIESTMRQSRIKRTKTVCTYCGVGCSFDIWTKGRQILKVEPTYEAPTNGISTCVKGKFGWEFVNSPDRLTSPLIRRGDKFYEATWKEAYQLIAEKMTAIKQQYGPDAFMFIASSKASNEEAYLLQKLARNVIGTNNVDNDSTYCQDPATYGLRTTVGYGGDSGSIHDMEKADLIMTIGSNTAESHPVWATRVKRAHKLKGTKLVVVDIRKHEMAERADVWVKPKPGTDGIWILGLSKYLVDQGWIDRKFLTERVNGLDEYIESLAPYTLEHTAQMTGIPKETTVKVAEMIHESHAMSILWAMGVTQQRDGSETSLAISNLLLLTGNFGRPGTGGYPLRGHNNVQGASDFGAKPHFLPGYQDPSDEDVRARFKKVWGTEIPKNMGVNNQELTGEILKGRIKMLYVVGEDTALVDADANQARNAFSQLEFMVVQEIFMTKTAQYADVILPASPSLEKEGTFVNTERRIQRFYQAMEPLKGTKPDWIILQEVAQHLGANWPLYHHPSEIMDEVAQLTPLLAGVRYDRLEGYHTLQWPVAPDGTDSPLLYIDRFHKPGGKAQLTPMSFVGPSQEAEKFDLHINNGQLLEHFHEGNMTYRVRGIEHLVPEVFVEVSKELAMERNLKDGMMVRLVSPTGSVKVPVLITDRVSGHELYLPMNSRGEGAINNITGTGIDTRTDTPAYKETVAYMEILDEEVPNKSPLPRYNWRFHKRHPQLGVQVEKKWQRRDYIPLVTTPAGKNQPLEEDGHGSAHH, from the coding sequence GTGAGTCAACCTGGTTGGGAAATTATTGTCGACGGCCAGCGATTGGCTGGTCAAAAAGGCCAGACCATTTTGGAAGTCATGTTGCAAAACGGGATGGATTTGCCTCATATTTGTTACCATCCCAATCTAGGACCAATTCAGACCTGTGACACCTGTATTGTGGAAACGGAAGGGGGATTGTTACGCGCGTGTGCGACCCGCATTGCCCCGAATATGGTTGTAAACACAACCTCAGGCAATGCCAAAGACGCCCGGGTGGAAGCAATGAACCGGATTCTCCATAACCACCAGCTCTATTGCACGGTCTGTGACAACAATAACGGCAACTGTGTGGTGCACAATACCACGGAAATGATTGGCATTGCCCACCAAAAATATCCTTTTGAACCCAAACCCTATAAACCGATTGATGACACGAATCCCTTTTATCGATACGACGTCAACCAATGTATTTTATGTGGTCGCTGCGTTGAAGCGTGTCAAGATTTAGAAGTCAATGAAACCCTTTCCATAGACTGGAGTCTGGATCGTCCACGCGTCGTATGGGATGGCGGGGTTGATATCGGTGAGTCCTCCTGCGTCTCCTGTGGACATTGTGTGAGTGTTTGCCCATGCAATGCCTTGATGGAAAAAAGCATGTTGGGTGAAGCAGGATATCTCACCAACATACCGGCCGACACATTAAAGCCGATGATTGAGTTCGTCGAAGATATTGAGCCGAGCTTGCCCCCAGTATTCAAACTTTCCGATATCGAGTCCACCATGCGTCAAAGCCGGATTAAACGAACAAAAACCGTTTGCACCTACTGTGGTGTGGGCTGCTCATTTGACATCTGGACCAAAGGCCGTCAAATTCTCAAAGTCGAACCAACATATGAAGCCCCCACTAACGGGATTTCCACCTGCGTCAAAGGCAAATTTGGGTGGGAATTTGTCAATAGTCCGGACCGTTTAACCTCGCCTCTTATTCGGCGCGGCGATAAGTTTTATGAAGCCACCTGGAAAGAAGCCTACCAACTCATTGCCGAAAAAATGACAGCGATTAAACAGCAGTATGGACCGGATGCCTTTATGTTTATCGCCTCCTCCAAAGCATCTAATGAAGAAGCATATTTGCTGCAGAAACTCGCACGCAACGTGATTGGCACTAATAATGTCGACAACGACTCAACATATTGTCAGGATCCCGCTACCTATGGCTTACGGACAACGGTAGGATATGGTGGTGACAGTGGATCGATCCACGACATGGAAAAAGCCGACTTGATCATGACAATTGGATCCAACACTGCAGAATCCCATCCCGTATGGGCCACCCGTGTCAAACGAGCCCATAAGCTCAAAGGAACCAAATTGGTTGTGGTCGACATTCGTAAACATGAGATGGCAGAACGTGCTGATGTTTGGGTCAAACCCAAACCCGGAACAGATGGCATCTGGATTTTGGGATTGTCGAAGTACCTGGTAGACCAAGGCTGGATCGATCGCAAATTCTTAACTGAACGCGTTAATGGCCTCGATGAATATATCGAATCGCTGGCCCCCTACACGCTAGAGCATACCGCTCAAATGACAGGCATTCCCAAAGAAACCACGGTCAAAGTGGCTGAAATGATTCATGAATCACATGCTATGTCTATTTTGTGGGCTATGGGCGTCACGCAGCAACGGGATGGTTCAGAAACCTCCCTCGCCATTTCAAACCTCCTCTTGCTCACGGGCAATTTTGGGCGCCCCGGTACGGGCGGTTATCCCTTACGCGGGCACAATAATGTACAAGGAGCGTCTGACTTCGGAGCTAAACCGCATTTCCTACCTGGTTATCAAGACCCCTCAGATGAGGACGTACGCGCCCGCTTCAAAAAAGTTTGGGGTACAGAAATTCCCAAAAACATGGGTGTTAACAACCAAGAACTCACGGGTGAAATTCTCAAAGGACGCATCAAAATGCTTTATGTGGTGGGAGAAGATACCGCGTTAGTTGATGCCGATGCCAATCAAGCCCGCAATGCGTTCAGCCAACTGGAGTTTATGGTCGTGCAAGAAATCTTTATGACCAAAACCGCGCAATATGCTGATGTGATTTTACCGGCTTCGCCTTCATTAGAAAAAGAAGGAACTTTTGTTAACACAGAACGGCGTATTCAACGGTTTTATCAAGCGATGGAACCCCTAAAAGGCACCAAACCTGACTGGATTATTTTGCAAGAGGTAGCCCAGCATCTCGGCGCCAATTGGCCTCTTTACCACCATCCTAGCGAAATCATGGATGAGGTTGCGCAATTAACCCCGCTTTTAGCCGGTGTGCGCTATGATCGATTGGAGGGCTATCACACGCTTCAGTGGCCGGTCGCTCCCGATGGAACTGACTCCCCCCTTCTTTATATCGACCGGTTCCACAAACCTGGGGGAAAAGCGCAACTCACGCCGATGTCTTTCGTGGGTCCAAGCCAAGAAGCAGAAAAATTCGACCTGCATATCAATAACGGGCAACTTCTCGAACACTTCCACGAAGGCAACATGACCTATAGGGTTCGGGGAATCGAACATCTTGTCCCCGAGGTGTTTGTCGAGGTTTCCAAAGAACTGGCGATGGAGCGCAACCTCAAAGACGGAATGATGGTGCGTCTTGTCTCACCAACAGGATCGGTCAAGGTCCCCGTGCTCATCACTGACAGGGTAAGTGGACATGAACTCTATTTACCCATGAATTCCCGTGGCGAGGGTGCCATTAACAATATCACCGGCACGGGCATTGATACCCGTACAGATACCCCGGCATATAAAGAGACAGTGGCCTATATGGAGATTCTCGATGAAGAGGTCCCCAACAAATCGCCGTTACCGCGCTATAACTGGCGATTCCATAAACGTCATCCCCAACTTGGCGTTCAAGTGGAGAAAAAATGGCAACGGCGCGATTATATTCCGTTAGTCACGACACCTGCTGGAAAAAATCAACCGTTAGAGGAGGATGGCCATGGCTCAGCCCATCACTAA
- the glnA gene encoding type I glutamate--ammonia ligase: MGLTKTDVLEKAKALNVKFIRLQFTDILGVVKNVAIPLQSLEAALDGQIMFDGSSIEGFVRIEESDMYLDPDPDTFAIFPWSPPEGMTARLMCDIKHPDGSPFAGDPRTTLKRVLREAHELGYDITVGPEPEFFLFERDKDGKATNRTVDQAGYFDLSPVDLGEDVRREIVLTLEQMGIGIEATHHEVSPGQHEIDLRYADALRTADNIVTFRFVARTVALQRNFHATFMPKPLQGVNGSGLHLHQALFKEGANAFQDPKHPDGISKIGLRYIAGLIEHAKAFTAITNPLINSYKRLVPGYEAPVYIAWSMGNRSPMIRVPQARGEATRIELRSPDPSCNPYLALAVTIKAGLDGIKRKLDAPAPVSRNIYRMHEHERREYGIENLPEDLAEALDYFEKDNVMREALGEHIFSRFLEAKRIEWEIYRQQVHDWEIDQYLTVY, translated from the coding sequence ATGGGACTGACAAAGACCGATGTCTTAGAAAAAGCAAAAGCTCTCAATGTCAAATTTATCCGTCTGCAATTTACCGATATCTTGGGTGTGGTCAAAAATGTGGCCATCCCTTTACAATCCCTTGAAGCGGCTTTAGATGGCCAAATTATGTTTGATGGGTCATCAATAGAAGGTTTTGTACGGATTGAAGAATCCGATATGTATCTCGATCCCGATCCGGACACCTTTGCCATTTTTCCGTGGAGCCCTCCTGAGGGAATGACTGCCCGGCTGATGTGTGATATTAAACATCCCGATGGTAGTCCCTTTGCCGGAGATCCCCGGACTACATTGAAACGGGTTTTACGAGAAGCGCATGAGCTAGGTTATGACATTACCGTGGGACCTGAACCGGAATTCTTTTTATTTGAACGAGACAAAGACGGCAAAGCCACCAACCGGACAGTCGACCAGGCCGGATATTTCGATTTATCTCCTGTCGATTTAGGAGAAGATGTCCGCCGGGAAATCGTGTTAACCTTAGAACAAATGGGCATTGGCATTGAAGCAACGCACCACGAAGTCTCCCCAGGCCAGCACGAAATTGATCTACGCTACGCCGATGCGTTACGGACAGCCGACAATATTGTCACTTTTCGCTTCGTCGCGCGCACCGTCGCACTGCAGCGCAATTTTCATGCGACGTTTATGCCAAAACCCCTCCAAGGCGTGAATGGCTCTGGACTTCATTTGCATCAGGCCTTGTTCAAAGAAGGGGCCAATGCCTTTCAAGATCCGAAACACCCTGATGGCATTAGCAAAATTGGTCTCCGTTATATTGCTGGCTTAATCGAACATGCCAAGGCCTTTACGGCCATCACCAATCCCTTGATTAATAGCTATAAACGGCTGGTTCCTGGCTACGAAGCCCCGGTATATATCGCCTGGTCAATGGGTAATCGCAGTCCCATGATTCGTGTTCCCCAGGCACGGGGAGAAGCCACGCGTATCGAATTGCGTTCCCCTGATCCATCCTGTAACCCGTATTTGGCTTTAGCCGTAACCATTAAGGCCGGCTTGGATGGAATTAAACGCAAACTCGATGCGCCAGCTCCAGTTAGCCGCAATATTTACCGGATGCACGAGCATGAACGCCGGGAATATGGCATCGAGAATCTACCTGAGGATCTCGCCGAGGCTTTGGATTATTTCGAGAAAGACAACGTCATGCGCGAAGCACTGGGCGAGCATATTTTTTCCCGGTTTTTGGAAGCCAAACGCATTGAATGGGAGATTTACCGTCAGCAAGTACATGACTGGGAAATCGATCAATATCTTACCGTCTACTAA
- a CDS encoding aminotransferase class V-fold PLP-dependent enzyme: MTDQEILTIREEFPLLHHQLYLNNCSLGALPKRSTQYIQHFLDLWNEGGTEAWKEWFPQLQRIKDLLSPILSASSRDIALSPNVSTALTMVASMVAPLFPKRPKVVVSELDFPTTVYQWLVKKPLGVEVVVVKSRDGLTIDLDDWAKAIDTDTALVATGHVFYLTSAIQDIETLAQIAHDKGALIAIDGYHAVGTFPLQLHQSHVDFYVGGVLKWLLGGPGTAFLWTPEHIRRAFPPTVASWLGSKEPFAFHNTRWEPADDATQLEFGTPPVQALYQAQGGLEIINQVGLETIRQRHLTLSRRLLQQTAHLPLRLHSPIDDEKRGGMVLFETQRAHEIVQQLAQQHVIIDERPGLLRISPHFYNTEDEIDQFVEYLTALLAK; this comes from the coding sequence ATGACAGATCAAGAAATTCTAACAATTCGTGAAGAATTCCCTCTTTTACATCACCAATTATATTTAAATAATTGTTCACTGGGTGCGCTTCCCAAGCGTTCAACCCAGTACATTCAGCATTTTTTGGATTTATGGAATGAGGGAGGTACCGAAGCCTGGAAAGAATGGTTTCCCCAGTTGCAACGCATTAAAGATTTGTTGAGCCCCATTCTCAGTGCATCTTCTCGTGATATTGCTCTCTCGCCCAACGTGTCGACAGCATTAACTATGGTTGCTTCCATGGTGGCTCCCCTATTCCCCAAGCGACCCAAAGTAGTTGTCAGTGAACTGGACTTCCCCACCACCGTCTATCAATGGCTTGTGAAAAAGCCCTTAGGGGTAGAAGTTGTCGTTGTCAAAAGTCGCGATGGTCTCACCATTGATTTAGATGACTGGGCCAAGGCAATCGACACTGACACCGCATTAGTGGCTACGGGCCATGTTTTCTATTTAACATCAGCCATTCAAGATATCGAAACCTTGGCACAAATAGCCCATGACAAGGGGGCTCTCATCGCTATTGATGGGTACCATGCGGTTGGCACCTTTCCCTTACAATTACATCAAAGTCACGTGGACTTTTATGTGGGCGGCGTGCTGAAATGGCTTCTTGGGGGACCGGGCACGGCTTTTTTGTGGACCCCTGAACATATTCGCCGAGCGTTTCCGCCCACCGTTGCGAGCTGGCTTGGTTCAAAAGAACCTTTTGCCTTCCACAATACTCGTTGGGAACCAGCAGATGATGCCACCCAGTTAGAATTCGGCACACCCCCGGTCCAGGCCCTCTATCAGGCTCAAGGGGGGCTTGAAATCATCAATCAGGTTGGACTCGAGACGATTCGCCAAAGACATTTGACCTTGTCGCGACGCCTGCTCCAACAAACCGCCCATTTGCCTCTTCGCCTGCATAGTCCCATTGATGATGAGAAGCGGGGCGGTATGGTACTCTTTGAGACACAAAGAGCCCACGAAATCGTACAGCAATTGGCACAGCAGCACGTCATCATCGATGAACGGCCGGGACTGTTGCGCATTTCCCCGCATTTTTATAATACGGAAGACGAAATTGACCAGTTTGTAGAATATCTTACCGCTCTTCTTGCTAAGTAA
- a CDS encoding NAD(P)H-binding protein, translating into MRRFAFILHPLRFDDFARKYPITRYFPPKLVESVFKHINPVLAGHVTGVHSPTGEQLEGWLIGLPLTPQLILNSPYEWVLTKLEKAGKMAEDLGAEILGLGAFTKIAGDRGVTLSQRLNIPVTTGNSYTTATAIEGTLEAARRMDMDLATAHVTVLGATGSIGRATCFVLAPSIHHLRLVARHADQLDLLKARLTRQFPHLSVDISTDARAAVRDADIVIAVSSAPGAIIEPEDLKPGAVITDVARPRNISAVVTQKRHDVLVLDGGVIEVPGERADMGFNFGFPPKMVEACMAETMILALSNRLENFTLGSEIEISKVSEIHQLGRQHGFKLAGFRRFERAIDDREIERIREHVRQTEAQGISHSVT; encoded by the coding sequence TTGCGGCGTTTTGCATTCATTTTGCATCCCTTGCGCTTTGATGATTTTGCGAGAAAGTATCCGATTACACGGTATTTTCCACCTAAACTAGTGGAATCGGTTTTTAAACATATTAATCCCGTTTTGGCTGGCCACGTGACTGGCGTTCATTCCCCAACAGGGGAACAATTGGAGGGATGGCTAATCGGCTTACCCCTCACTCCGCAATTGATATTAAATTCGCCTTATGAATGGGTTCTGACAAAGCTCGAAAAAGCGGGAAAAATGGCAGAAGATCTCGGAGCCGAAATTTTAGGATTAGGAGCCTTCACCAAGATTGCTGGAGACCGCGGTGTCACCCTCTCGCAGCGCCTGAATATTCCCGTGACAACGGGCAATTCCTATACCACCGCGACGGCTATCGAGGGGACGCTGGAAGCAGCCCGGCGAATGGATATGGATTTAGCTACGGCTCATGTAACCGTGCTTGGGGCTACTGGGTCGATTGGAAGGGCGACATGTTTTGTTCTTGCCCCATCCATCCACCATTTGCGTTTAGTAGCACGGCATGCAGACCAACTCGACTTGTTGAAAGCCCGTCTGACCCGTCAATTTCCGCATCTATCGGTGGATATTTCTACTGATGCGCGGGCGGCAGTTCGCGATGCCGATATTGTTATCGCGGTATCCTCAGCGCCTGGCGCGATTATCGAACCGGAGGATCTCAAACCGGGGGCCGTTATTACGGATGTGGCTCGTCCCCGCAATATTTCGGCGGTCGTGACCCAGAAACGGCATGATGTGCTGGTTTTGGACGGTGGCGTGATTGAGGTGCCCGGTGAGCGAGCTGATATGGGATTTAACTTTGGATTTCCACCGAAAATGGTCGAGGCGTGTATGGCGGAAACAATGATTTTGGCCTTGTCGAACCGTTTAGAGAACTTTACCCTTGGATCAGAAATTGAGATCTCCAAAGTATCTGAGATTCACCAGTTGGGACGGCAACACGGCTTCAAATTGGCCGGATTCAGGCGTTTTGAACGAGCTATCGATGACCGTGAGATTGAGCGCATCCGGGAGCATGTCCGTCAGACAGAAGCCCAGGGGATTTCGCATAGCGTAACCTAA
- a CDS encoding DUF1641 domain-containing protein, with protein sequence MAQPITNIVRKYPSLDEQWDELKAQLIDDKDTAEALWRFARAAQNAGVLPFLTGLLEQKNSVLHILMEELNQDSVKKAINNGEQIAALLGNIPQNAFHKAIQALGQGLTQMGSSPATDTNEGMSIFQLLGSLKNPDIARGLRALLGFLEGFGQALATSKKS encoded by the coding sequence ATGGCTCAGCCCATCACTAATATTGTGCGCAAGTATCCCTCTTTAGACGAACAATGGGATGAACTCAAAGCGCAACTCATAGATGATAAAGATACGGCCGAGGCGCTTTGGCGCTTCGCCCGGGCTGCACAAAATGCTGGCGTGTTGCCTTTTTTGACCGGGCTCTTAGAGCAAAAGAATTCGGTTCTTCACATCCTCATGGAGGAACTAAACCAGGACAGTGTGAAAAAAGCGATTAATAATGGCGAGCAAATCGCGGCCCTGTTAGGAAACATTCCTCAAAATGCGTTTCATAAGGCCATACAGGCTCTCGGACAGGGACTAACACAAATGGGATCCTCGCCGGCAACGGACACAAATGAAGGCATGAGTATTTTTCAGTTATTGGGCTCATTAAAAAATCCGGATATTGCCCGCGGTCTCAGAGCTTTACTCGGTTTCTTGGAAGGCTTTGGACAAGCCCTGGCAACATCCAAAAAATCTTGA